A region from the Arthrobacter roseus genome encodes:
- a CDS encoding LysE family transporter has protein sequence MLPSLWLALVGACLLISFTPGAGAINTMSNSLNAGYTRAIWGITGQQLALIAHILIVAAGVGVLVAGSPLAFNIIRYGGAAYLVYLGIQKFRERAELNNDAVVLHYHEPRFSMFRRGLWVNLLNPKAIVFFLAFMPQFIKPDQPLIPQYLVLTGTVVVVDVLVMWLFFAAAAKTFQRLTRNAHGQKILNRIFGGLFVAVGVGLAAV, from the coding sequence GCTTGCCCTCGTGGGCGCGTGCCTCCTGATCAGCTTCACTCCGGGCGCCGGAGCCATCAACACCATGAGCAACTCACTGAACGCCGGATACACCCGCGCGATCTGGGGCATCACCGGTCAGCAACTAGCACTGATCGCTCACATCCTGATCGTCGCCGCTGGCGTTGGCGTTCTTGTAGCGGGATCCCCCTTGGCATTCAACATCATCCGCTACGGCGGGGCTGCCTACCTCGTCTACCTCGGGATCCAGAAGTTCCGCGAGCGTGCCGAACTGAACAACGACGCCGTTGTCCTCCACTACCACGAACCACGCTTTTCCATGTTTCGCCGGGGCCTCTGGGTCAACCTACTCAATCCCAAGGCAATCGTGTTCTTTCTGGCCTTCATGCCCCAATTCATCAAACCTGACCAGCCGTTGATTCCGCAGTACCTGGTACTCACGGGGACCGTCGTGGTCGTCGATGTGCTCGTCATGTGGCTGTTCTTTGCCGCTGCGGCCAAAACCTTTCAGCGCTTGACCCGCAACGCCCACGGCCAGAAGATCCTGAACCGTATCTTCGGCGGTTTGTTCGTCGCCGTCGGAGTGGGCCTTGCCGCCGTGTGA
- a CDS encoding low molecular weight protein-tyrosine-phosphatase produces MYRVITVCTGNICRSPMAEIMLARAFMEAGLQHVVSVDSAGTTEWEVGKPIDPRAAAKLASQDLASAEHVARHFEASWYRDRHLILALDLDHYEHLRANAPDAESSQKVRLMREFEPSSAGVPLRELGIYDPWFGDKEDFETTWALINGAVPGVVDHVKNVVRDR; encoded by the coding sequence ATGTATCGGGTCATTACAGTCTGCACCGGAAATATTTGCCGCTCCCCCATGGCTGAAATCATGTTGGCCAGGGCCTTCATGGAGGCCGGGCTCCAGCATGTCGTGAGCGTGGATTCAGCCGGCACCACCGAGTGGGAGGTCGGAAAGCCGATTGACCCGCGTGCTGCGGCCAAACTCGCGTCGCAGGACCTTGCGAGCGCTGAGCACGTTGCTCGGCATTTTGAGGCGTCGTGGTACAGAGACCGGCACTTGATTCTGGCCCTGGACCTCGATCACTATGAGCACCTGCGCGCCAACGCACCGGATGCCGAGTCGAGCCAAAAGGTGCGACTCATGCGGGAGTTCGAGCCCTCGTCAGCAGGGGTTCCGCTGCGTGAGCTGGGCATCTACGATCCCTGGTTCGGCGACAAGGAAGACTTCGAAACCACGTGGGCTCTCATCAACGGCGCGGTCCCCGGCGTTGTGGACCATGTGAAAAACGTCGTTCGTGACCGTTAG
- the pabB gene encoding aminodeoxychorismate synthase component I — translation MTVSPRPLLIAIDGLSGAGKTTLTVELAVLLRAHFSVNVFHLEDIYPGWDGLRPGMERYVSDVLAPLHTGQVAAWRTWDWEAGDDGPLRYTEPSDVVLLEGVGAACSAARSLLDAVIWIDAAEDLRCRMALARDGDAYAPFWDRWAEQEEQWLSADDVTADADVVVKGHQGPGTPALVVEALLELPALAGRLSHVPRPALSVRVEKLPARNNASALFAALYAESDHTVWLDSSNTHELNDRNRFSILADDGGPHGRTARHDGGTTVLAGGPVTVRIREPFFRWLNAVWAGAPVETPPDYPCGFTLGWLGYLGYELKRESGGADRAGPARTPDASLIFAGRAVVLDHLADVAYLLTLSDGRPDDDTEVWLNCARSAVLRAAETFDDNLPVPECGDFTVRDTREDYLAKILSAQNEIRAGNSYEVCLTTELTAHADRLEPVQVYSSLRRGSPAPFANYLRFGDLHLAGSSPERFLSITAEGALRAEPIKGTRPRLAHPEADAALRHELERSPKDRAENIMIVDLLRNDLSHFAVPGTVAVSRLCAVESYTTVHQMVSTIDAQLRPDASRAEAIAAAFPAGSMTGAPKISTMEILDRLETGPRGPYSGAVGYFSLTGAVELSVVIRTLVMHRVDAGFDLSLGVGGAITADSVPGDEWDEVRTKAHGVLTALGKQFPADT, via the coding sequence GTGACCGTTAGCCCCCGTCCGCTGCTCATTGCCATCGACGGCCTGTCCGGCGCGGGTAAAACGACGCTCACCGTTGAGCTCGCGGTCCTGCTGCGTGCGCATTTCAGCGTCAACGTTTTTCATCTTGAGGACATCTACCCCGGCTGGGACGGACTTCGGCCGGGAATGGAGCGTTATGTCAGCGACGTTCTGGCTCCCCTGCATACTGGACAGGTTGCCGCATGGCGGACCTGGGATTGGGAAGCGGGCGACGACGGTCCATTGCGGTATACAGAGCCCTCCGACGTCGTCCTTCTGGAGGGTGTAGGCGCAGCGTGTTCTGCGGCTCGGTCGCTTCTGGACGCAGTGATCTGGATCGATGCGGCCGAGGATCTGCGCTGCCGTATGGCCTTGGCCCGTGATGGGGATGCGTATGCACCGTTTTGGGACCGGTGGGCGGAGCAGGAGGAGCAGTGGCTTTCTGCTGATGACGTCACCGCAGATGCCGACGTTGTTGTTAAAGGACACCAGGGTCCCGGAACTCCCGCACTCGTCGTCGAGGCGCTTCTCGAACTTCCCGCGCTGGCCGGAAGGCTATCCCACGTGCCCCGTCCGGCCCTGTCCGTGCGGGTTGAGAAATTGCCGGCACGCAATAATGCTTCAGCACTTTTTGCTGCGCTCTACGCCGAATCGGACCATACGGTCTGGTTGGATAGTTCCAATACACACGAGCTCAATGATCGTAACCGATTCAGCATTCTGGCCGACGATGGTGGACCACATGGACGGACCGCACGGCACGACGGCGGGACCACTGTGCTCGCCGGTGGGCCAGTCACCGTGCGTATTCGGGAGCCCTTCTTTCGGTGGTTGAATGCCGTCTGGGCTGGAGCACCGGTAGAGACTCCGCCGGATTACCCTTGCGGGTTCACCCTGGGGTGGCTTGGATATCTGGGCTACGAGCTCAAGCGCGAGTCCGGAGGCGCGGACCGGGCCGGTCCCGCACGGACTCCGGATGCATCGCTGATTTTCGCAGGGCGCGCCGTCGTTCTTGATCACCTTGCTGACGTCGCGTACCTGTTGACGCTCAGCGACGGCCGCCCGGATGACGACACTGAGGTCTGGCTGAATTGTGCCCGCAGCGCTGTGCTCAGGGCAGCAGAGACGTTCGACGATAACCTGCCCGTTCCCGAGTGCGGCGACTTCACGGTGCGAGATACGCGGGAAGACTACCTGGCCAAAATTCTCTCAGCTCAGAACGAGATCCGTGCCGGCAACTCTTACGAGGTGTGCCTGACCACGGAGTTGACGGCTCACGCGGACCGGCTCGAACCAGTGCAGGTCTACAGCTCCCTCCGCCGTGGTAGCCCTGCCCCTTTTGCCAACTACCTGCGTTTTGGAGATCTGCACCTTGCCGGTTCATCGCCGGAGCGCTTTCTCTCGATCACCGCTGAGGGGGCGTTGCGGGCGGAACCTATCAAGGGAACACGTCCCCGCCTGGCACATCCTGAAGCGGATGCGGCCCTCCGGCACGAACTTGAACGATCGCCGAAGGACCGGGCCGAGAACATCATGATCGTGGATCTACTGCGCAACGACCTCTCCCACTTCGCAGTCCCCGGAACAGTGGCCGTCAGCCGGTTATGCGCCGTCGAAAGTTACACCACCGTCCATCAGATGGTCAGCACCATCGATGCGCAACTGCGTCCTGACGCTTCCCGTGCGGAGGCGATCGCAGCCGCCTTTCCCGCCGGATCGATGACCGGGGCACCCAAAATCAGCACCATGGAGATTCTGGACCGGCTGGAGACGGGACCACGCGGGCCCTACTCCGGCGCGGTCGGCTACTTCTCGCTCACTGGTGCCGTTGAACTGTCGGTGGTTATCCGGACCCTTGTCATGCACCGTGTCGATGCCGGTTTCGACCTGAGTCTCGGCGTTGGAGGCGCCATCACCGCAGACTCGGTGCCGGGCGACGAGTGGGACGAGGTACGCACCAAAGCGCACGGTGTGCTGACAGCGCTGGGAAAGCAGTTTCCCGCCGACACGTAA
- a CDS encoding aminodeoxychorismate lyase, translating into MTVLVFLDPIHPNGRIADASKPQLMATDLGATRGDGVFESLLARDGKPRKLQAHLDRLATSAASLELTIPAPAQWERAIATAIARHHAEDPASELVVKLLVTRGVEGASAPTAWVQVSAVTRKSRQQREAGLAITLLDRGYNSTAAERAPWLLMGAKTLSYAVNMAALRYAHAKGFDDAIFTSSDGMVLEGPTSTVLLATDRDGVKTLQTPLLKSGVLPGTTQGALFTAADAAGWCLGYGPLVPQDLFEADGVWLASSIRLLAPVNSIDGQSLSTTSDAGNALTVELTALLESAL; encoded by the coding sequence ATGACAGTTCTGGTGTTCCTCGACCCCATTCACCCCAACGGACGAATCGCCGACGCTTCAAAACCACAGTTGATGGCTACCGATCTGGGAGCCACCCGGGGGGACGGAGTGTTTGAGTCCCTGCTGGCCCGCGATGGTAAACCCCGTAAGCTTCAGGCGCATCTGGATCGGCTGGCAACCTCGGCTGCCAGCCTTGAACTCACGATTCCGGCTCCAGCTCAATGGGAACGGGCTATAGCGACGGCGATCGCCCGCCACCATGCTGAGGATCCGGCGTCGGAGCTCGTGGTTAAACTCCTTGTCACGCGTGGGGTGGAAGGTGCTTCCGCACCGACGGCCTGGGTCCAAGTATCCGCTGTCACTCGAAAGTCCCGACAGCAACGCGAAGCGGGCCTAGCTATCACCCTGCTGGATCGTGGCTACAATAGCACCGCCGCAGAGCGGGCCCCGTGGTTGTTGATGGGCGCAAAAACTCTCTCCTACGCAGTCAATATGGCGGCCCTGCGATACGCCCACGCCAAAGGTTTCGATGACGCGATTTTCACGTCCTCCGACGGCATGGTTCTTGAGGGACCCACGTCCACGGTCTTGTTGGCCACCGACCGGGATGGCGTGAAAACCCTGCAAACGCCGTTACTGAAGAGCGGGGTACTGCCCGGCACCACGCAGGGCGCCCTCTTCACCGCTGCGGACGCTGCCGGGTGGTGTCTCGGGTACGGTCCGCTGGTCCCGCAGGACCTGTTCGAGGCCGACGGCGTCTGGCTTGCCTCGAGCATTAGGCTGCTGGCACCGGTGAACTCCATCGATGGCCAGTCTCTAAGCACTACCTCGGACGCGGGAAACGCACTCACGGTGGAACTCACGGCACTACTTGAGTCTGCGCTGTAG
- a CDS encoding energy-coupling factor transporter transmembrane component T family protein, translating into MRDELFNPDNTALLTRANPLAKLIAVVLVTFTLAASIDWVSASVALALELLLLPLAGMSLVALARRGWPLAVAIILGGWSTAIVAEDSGAILLNLGYVDITEGSLTAAVAITARSFAVALPGILLMVSTDPTDLADSLAQQAKLPHRFVLGTLAAMRLIGLMIEEWRTLGMARRARGVGSMGSPWARFKANLSQAFGLLVQSIRRASRLAVTMEARGFGGEHRTWARKATYAGMDVVVVLGGVLVAGAAMAAAMHLNTWNLVWG; encoded by the coding sequence ATGAGAGATGAACTGTTCAACCCGGACAACACCGCGTTACTCACCCGCGCCAATCCGCTCGCGAAACTCATCGCCGTCGTCCTGGTGACGTTCACCTTGGCGGCATCCATTGACTGGGTCTCGGCCTCTGTTGCCCTCGCACTGGAACTGCTGCTGCTGCCGCTGGCTGGGATGAGCCTGGTCGCCTTGGCCAGACGCGGGTGGCCGCTGGCTGTCGCGATCATTCTGGGCGGGTGGAGCACGGCAATTGTTGCGGAAGACTCGGGTGCCATCCTGCTGAACCTCGGCTACGTGGACATCACGGAAGGATCTCTGACGGCGGCCGTTGCCATCACAGCCCGCAGTTTTGCCGTCGCGCTCCCCGGGATCCTGCTGATGGTCAGCACTGATCCCACCGACCTTGCGGATTCGTTAGCGCAACAAGCCAAGCTGCCACACCGGTTTGTATTGGGGACGCTGGCTGCGATGCGTCTGATCGGTCTCATGATTGAGGAGTGGCGGACGCTGGGCATGGCTCGGAGGGCACGCGGTGTCGGATCGATGGGCAGCCCATGGGCGCGATTCAAGGCGAATCTCTCGCAGGCGTTTGGGCTGCTGGTGCAGTCCATCCGGCGTGCTTCCCGACTGGCTGTGACGATGGAAGCGCGCGGCTTCGGAGGCGAGCATCGAACCTGGGCGCGCAAAGCAACCTACGCGGGCATGGACGTGGTGGTGGTTCTCGGCGGAGTGCTTGTGGCCGGCGCCGCGATGGCCGCTGCGATGCACCTGAACACGTGGAACCTGGTCTGGGGCTAG
- a CDS encoding ABC transporter ATP-binding protein: MNWGWRHSGREQSAVSGLDLHIEPGEKVLLLGPSGAGKSTLLHALAGVLGAEEDADEAGSLTIDGQNANGLRGRAGLMQQDPESQVILSRVGDDVAFGAENLSVEPTEIWHRVRSALTAVGLDVPLNHPTSHLSGGQKQRLALAGILAMQPGLILLDEPTANLDPEGVTEVRDAVARVLENTGATLVVVEHRVDAWIDVVDRVVVLEAGGGVSMDGRPDVVFLQARDRLISAGVWVPGYSPEIKPRETMGSGTPLLEATNLAVSREKARRRFRPEPAASDINVVVKRGRALSVTGPNGVGKSTFALTLAGLLPALSGDVGATAEFAGNLGSNPARWKARDLITRIGTVFQEPEHQFVTGRVYDELAFGPRQAGLPDGDVAARVDELLQRLRLESLVEANPYTLSGGEKRRLSVATVLATRPEVLVLDEPTFGQDANTWAELASLLLGLLDSGTAVVSVTHDASFTRVLGGARLELGKDAS; the protein is encoded by the coding sequence GTGAACTGGGGCTGGCGGCACTCTGGCCGCGAACAGTCGGCGGTCAGCGGACTGGACCTTCACATTGAACCCGGTGAGAAAGTCCTCCTCCTCGGGCCCTCCGGTGCTGGAAAATCCACACTGCTGCACGCCCTGGCCGGAGTTCTCGGGGCCGAGGAGGACGCCGATGAGGCCGGTTCGCTCACTATTGATGGACAGAACGCCAACGGTCTGCGCGGTCGTGCAGGGCTCATGCAACAGGATCCGGAGTCTCAGGTCATCCTGTCCCGCGTGGGCGACGACGTAGCGTTCGGAGCAGAGAACCTCTCGGTGGAACCCACCGAGATCTGGCACCGGGTCCGTTCCGCGCTCACCGCCGTCGGGCTGGACGTTCCGCTGAACCACCCGACGTCGCACCTCTCCGGAGGCCAGAAGCAACGGCTCGCGCTCGCCGGAATTCTCGCCATGCAGCCGGGTCTGATCCTCCTGGATGAGCCCACGGCCAACCTTGACCCGGAGGGCGTCACGGAAGTCCGTGATGCCGTGGCTCGTGTCCTTGAAAACACCGGAGCCACACTCGTGGTGGTGGAACACCGAGTGGACGCGTGGATCGACGTCGTGGACCGGGTCGTTGTGCTCGAGGCAGGGGGTGGGGTTTCTATGGACGGCCGCCCGGACGTCGTCTTCCTGCAGGCAAGGGATCGACTCATCTCGGCTGGCGTATGGGTTCCCGGATACTCTCCTGAGATAAAACCCAGGGAGACCATGGGCAGCGGCACGCCACTGCTGGAAGCTACGAACCTCGCTGTCTCGCGTGAAAAAGCGCGACGGCGGTTCCGGCCGGAGCCGGCGGCGTCGGACATCAACGTGGTCGTCAAGCGGGGCAGGGCGTTGAGCGTGACCGGTCCCAACGGGGTAGGCAAATCGACGTTCGCCCTCACTCTTGCGGGGCTGCTGCCCGCACTGTCCGGTGACGTGGGCGCCACCGCTGAATTCGCCGGGAACCTTGGTAGCAACCCGGCTCGGTGGAAGGCCCGGGACCTCATCACACGGATCGGCACCGTTTTCCAGGAGCCCGAGCACCAGTTCGTGACCGGAAGGGTCTACGACGAGCTCGCTTTTGGGCCGCGGCAGGCCGGGCTTCCGGATGGCGACGTCGCCGCGCGGGTGGATGAACTCCTGCAGCGGCTGCGCCTGGAATCCCTGGTGGAGGCCAACCCCTACACGCTCTCCGGCGGTGAAAAGCGGAGGCTGTCCGTTGCGACCGTGCTGGCAACCCGCCCCGAAGTGCTGGTGCTCGATGAGCCAACATTCGGGCAGGATGCCAATACCTGGGCAGAACTCGCGTCCCTGCTGCTCGGTCTTCTGGACAGCGGAACGGCGGTGGTGTCCGTGACCCATGATGCCTCTTTTACCCGTGTCCTTGGCGGAGCGCGGTTGGAACTTGGAAAGGACGCTTCATGA
- a CDS encoding ECF transporter S component translates to MNEQVTSTAPRKPRYRWRVVDIVVAALIAVTGGVIFWLWSLGAGPVGVLTAAYPPLAGLYSGGWVIPAVLGALIIRKPGAAFFCETVGAMGELLMGSKYGVAVMVSGMIQGLGAELIFAAFGYRKFTLTVALLAGGAAGLFMGLNDTIAPWGWNIAWALDHKIVYILCCVVGCAILAGVLSWLAARGLSRTGALSAFPSRNAASEPVL, encoded by the coding sequence ATGAATGAACAAGTTACCAGCACTGCACCACGCAAGCCGCGCTACCGCTGGCGGGTGGTGGACATCGTTGTCGCGGCGCTGATCGCCGTCACCGGCGGGGTGATCTTCTGGCTGTGGTCCCTCGGTGCCGGGCCCGTTGGGGTTCTGACTGCAGCGTACCCGCCGCTGGCTGGGCTTTATAGCGGTGGCTGGGTCATCCCGGCTGTCCTCGGTGCACTCATCATCCGGAAGCCGGGCGCAGCGTTCTTCTGTGAAACGGTCGGCGCTATGGGTGAATTGCTGATGGGCTCAAAGTACGGTGTCGCCGTGATGGTGTCCGGAATGATTCAGGGTCTGGGTGCCGAGCTGATATTCGCTGCCTTCGGCTACCGGAAATTCACGCTAACGGTTGCGCTTCTGGCAGGCGGCGCCGCAGGACTATTCATGGGGCTCAATGACACCATTGCCCCGTGGGGCTGGAATATCGCGTGGGCACTGGATCACAAGATCGTCTACATCCTGTGCTGCGTCGTTGGATGCGCCATCCTCGCCGGCGTTCTGTCCTGGCTGGCAGCGCGCGGGCTTTCACGCACCGGGGCCCTGAGCGCATTTCCTTCGCGCAACGCGGCGTCCGAACCAGTGCTGTGA
- a CDS encoding DUF4235 domain-containing protein: MLKIFGSLISLAAGIAGAKIVDAIWEKATGDGPPKGTDALENTLRSTLVFGLVSGAVRTLIQVLTNRETQKAINRFARTRSQV, encoded by the coding sequence ATGTTAAAGATATTCGGATCCCTGATCAGCCTCGCGGCCGGTATCGCCGGGGCCAAGATCGTTGATGCCATCTGGGAGAAGGCCACCGGCGATGGCCCGCCCAAAGGCACGGATGCGCTGGAGAACACGCTGCGCTCAACGTTGGTTTTCGGGTTGGTCTCAGGTGCCGTGCGAACCCTGATTCAGGTTCTGACCAACCGCGAAACTCAGAAGGCAATCAACCGGTTTGCGCGGACCCGTTCTCAGGTCTAA
- the mnhG gene encoding monovalent cation/H(+) antiporter subunit G has product MSETIFHVIAAFCVIGGALMSLAAAIGLLRFPDLMSRMHAATKPQVLGLWFFLAAIAAEMRSWTLLPVLLACWVLQLLTAPVAAHMVGRAGYRTKYLRKELLSIDELDDVVEHAAREQELGDKAKTTGASPEGDTRTE; this is encoded by the coding sequence GTGTCTGAAACAATTTTCCATGTCATCGCGGCCTTCTGCGTGATCGGCGGAGCCCTGATGTCCCTGGCCGCCGCCATCGGCCTCCTGAGGTTCCCCGACCTCATGTCCCGCATGCATGCGGCTACCAAGCCGCAGGTGCTCGGTCTGTGGTTTTTTCTTGCCGCAATCGCCGCCGAAATGCGGAGTTGGACGCTACTGCCGGTACTACTAGCGTGTTGGGTCCTTCAACTGCTCACAGCTCCCGTCGCCGCGCACATGGTGGGCCGTGCGGGCTACCGCACCAAGTACCTTCGCAAAGAACTGCTCAGCATCGACGAGTTGGACGACGTGGTGGAACACGCTGCCAGGGAACAAGAGCTCGGTGACAAAGCAAAAACAACGGGTGCCTCCCCAGAGGGAGACACCCGTACGGAGTAG
- a CDS encoding monovalent cation/H+ antiporter complex subunit F, with translation MTIVFIVVAVILALAAAGAIFRIVRGPSLLDRVLAIDVLLAIFGGVLAVDMVIGGHLDNLVLLVAISVIGFIGSVTVSRFVTDRRFSGV, from the coding sequence ATGACCATTGTCTTTATCGTGGTCGCTGTCATTCTGGCGTTGGCCGCTGCAGGGGCTATCTTCCGGATTGTTCGGGGTCCGTCGTTGCTGGACCGTGTGCTGGCCATCGACGTCCTGCTGGCCATCTTTGGCGGCGTGTTGGCGGTGGACATGGTCATCGGCGGTCATCTGGATAACCTGGTGCTCCTGGTAGCTATCTCCGTCATTGGGTTCATTGGGTCGGTCACCGTGTCGCGATTTGTCACGGACAGGAGGTTTTCCGGTGTCTGA
- a CDS encoding Na+/H+ antiporter subunit E, producing MRKHAPFVQELPLIVWLVLIWGSLWRDFSGSNLLFGALIAMVVTRFFYLPPVELSGRFNILHAVTFGVRFFGKVVVASLEVFWLAVRRGPHIRNAVVAVQLRSSSDFIVTATGHTLTLIPGSLVVDVDRSTSTLYLHCLNVKTPEEADAIRQDARSVEAQIIRVLGSRDELDRLREERS from the coding sequence ATGAGAAAACATGCCCCCTTCGTTCAGGAACTTCCACTGATCGTGTGGCTCGTGCTGATATGGGGTTCCCTGTGGCGCGACTTCAGCGGTTCGAACCTGCTCTTCGGCGCCCTGATAGCCATGGTGGTAACTCGGTTCTTTTACCTCCCCCCGGTCGAACTCAGTGGGAGATTCAACATTCTTCACGCCGTGACCTTCGGCGTGAGGTTCTTTGGCAAGGTTGTTGTGGCCAGCCTGGAGGTTTTCTGGTTGGCCGTCCGCCGGGGTCCGCACATCCGGAACGCCGTCGTCGCCGTTCAGCTGCGTAGCAGCTCTGACTTCATCGTGACAGCAACTGGACACACGCTGACACTGATCCCGGGCTCCTTGGTAGTGGACGTTGACCGTTCCACGTCAACTTTGTATCTCCATTGCCTCAACGTAAAAACTCCAGAAGAAGCTGATGCCATTCGTCAAGACGCTCGCTCTGTCGAGGCGCAGATCATCCGTGTGCTCGGGAGCAGGGACGAGCTTGACCGCTTGCGGGAGGAACGATCATGA
- a CDS encoding Na+/H+ antiporter subunit D, protein MTPDFPLISIAPLPVVLPFLGAALAFLLIRKPKLQRRISAAVLTLTLIIEVLLLLNAWEYGAQAVNLGNWAAPFGITLVVDRLSALMLVVSTAVSLAVLVYATGQGQVDGDEDAPVSIFHPTYLILVAGVSNAFLAGDLFNLYVGFEILLTASYVLMTLGGSGPRIRAGVTYVVVSVISSLLFLLAIAMIYGATGTINMADLAIKLENLDSGMQLTLHLMLLVAFGVKAAVFPLSFWLPDSYPTAPAPVTAVFAGLLTKVGVYAMFRTETLLFPGDRINDLLMLVALLTMIVGILGALAQSDIRRLLSFTLVSHIGFMVFGLAMSSVAGLGAAVFYVVHHIIVQTSLFLVSGLIERRGGSANVDKLGGLARLSPLLAVLYFVPAMNLAGIPPFSGFLGKLGLLQAGVDLGTMTAYVLVVGSVATSLLTLLAMARVWNRAFWRRPVDAVDPDPVLLLPVTAGKWQEYAPETTGTDADDDAMLESNSASLSAPMVGSTMSLIALGIALTLFAGPLVEFSNLAAQDMLERTPYIEAVFGQGFGQ, encoded by the coding sequence ATGACGCCGGACTTCCCCCTCATATCGATAGCGCCGCTGCCCGTCGTCTTACCGTTCCTCGGTGCTGCCCTGGCCTTCCTCCTCATCAGGAAACCGAAGCTTCAGAGACGGATCAGTGCCGCCGTGCTCACATTGACACTCATCATTGAGGTGCTGCTGTTACTGAACGCCTGGGAGTACGGTGCCCAAGCCGTGAATCTCGGTAACTGGGCAGCGCCATTTGGAATCACTCTGGTGGTGGACCGACTTTCGGCCCTCATGCTTGTGGTGTCCACAGCCGTCAGTCTCGCCGTCCTGGTCTATGCCACGGGGCAGGGCCAGGTAGACGGCGATGAAGATGCACCGGTCTCGATCTTCCACCCCACGTACCTGATTCTGGTGGCCGGAGTCTCCAATGCGTTCCTGGCAGGGGACCTGTTCAACCTGTATGTGGGCTTCGAGATCCTGCTGACCGCGAGCTACGTACTGATGACCCTTGGAGGGTCCGGCCCGCGCATCCGTGCCGGGGTGACGTACGTCGTCGTCAGTGTCATTTCCTCGTTGTTGTTTCTGCTGGCGATCGCCATGATCTACGGTGCCACCGGAACCATCAACATGGCGGATCTGGCGATCAAACTCGAGAATCTGGATTCCGGGATGCAGTTGACCCTGCACCTGATGTTGCTGGTGGCCTTCGGGGTGAAGGCTGCTGTGTTTCCGTTGTCCTTCTGGCTCCCGGACTCCTACCCAACGGCGCCGGCACCGGTGACGGCGGTCTTTGCCGGACTGCTCACCAAAGTGGGCGTCTACGCGATGTTCCGTACGGAGACGCTGCTTTTCCCGGGGGACCGGATCAACGACCTTCTGATGCTCGTTGCACTGCTGACCATGATCGTGGGTATTCTGGGTGCCCTGGCGCAGTCAGACATCCGTCGTCTGCTGTCCTTCACGCTCGTGAGCCATATCGGATTCATGGTGTTTGGACTGGCCATGTCTTCTGTCGCAGGGCTCGGCGCTGCCGTCTTCTACGTGGTTCACCACATTATTGTGCAGACCAGCCTGTTCCTCGTTTCTGGCCTGATAGAACGCCGCGGTGGCAGCGCCAACGTGGACAAGCTCGGAGGTCTCGCACGGCTGTCGCCACTGCTGGCGGTGCTGTATTTTGTTCCCGCCATGAATCTCGCGGGAATTCCTCCGTTTTCCGGGTTTCTGGGGAAGCTGGGCCTCCTGCAGGCAGGAGTGGACCTCGGCACGATGACGGCCTATGTGCTGGTCGTTGGCAGCGTGGCCACCAGTCTGTTGACGCTGTTGGCTATGGCAAGGGTCTGGAACCGGGCCTTCTGGCGCAGACCAGTCGACGCAGTGGACCCGGATCCGGTACTGCTGTTGCCGGTCACTGCGGGCAAGTGGCAAGAATATGCCCCTGAAACAACAGGCACGGACGCCGACGACGACGCTATGTTGGAGAGCAACAGCGCCAGTCTTTCTGCGCCGATGGTTGGATCGACCATGAGCCTCATTGCGCTTGGAATCGCTCTGACATTGTTCGCCGGTCCGCTGGTTGAGTTTTCCAACCTGGCCGCACAGGACATGCTGGAGCGCACCCCCTACATTGAAGCTGTTTTCGGACAGGGATTTGGGCAATGA
- a CDS encoding Na(+)/H(+) antiporter subunit C: MSVNITLLVVMGALFAIGIYLLLERSLTRVLLGIILLANGANVLLLSTGGLAGKAPLYNDNIPASEYSDPLPQALILTSIVISFAVTAFMLGLIYRSWLLARRDEVQDDAEDRRVAAQSSFDEEDDAEVPTETTEFTSPEESEERPGSTKVRDTQYTDSEDIR; this comes from the coding sequence ATGAGCGTTAACATCACTCTGCTCGTGGTCATGGGCGCACTCTTTGCCATCGGGATCTATCTTTTGCTGGAGCGTAGCCTGACCCGTGTCCTGCTGGGAATCATCCTGTTGGCCAACGGTGCAAATGTGCTCCTGCTCTCCACCGGGGGTCTTGCGGGCAAAGCACCGCTCTACAATGATAATATTCCAGCCTCGGAATATTCTGATCCGCTCCCGCAGGCCCTGATCCTGACGTCGATCGTCATCTCATTCGCTGTCACGGCATTTATGCTGGGTCTGATCTACCGGTCCTGGCTGCTCGCGCGCCGAGATGAAGTTCAGGACGATGCAGAGGATCGCCGTGTCGCTGCCCAGAGCAGCTTTGACGAAGAAGACGACGCCGAGGTTCCCACCGAAACCACCGAGTTCACCTCACCAGAGGAAAGCGAAGAGAGACCCGGATCCACCAAGGTACGGGATACGCAATACACCGATAGTGAGGACATCCGATGA